TTTCCAGCTTCTTTGATCCTCTCTACATCATCCATCACCGTCACTCCTCCCGCATACGTTACTGGAATCTATCAAGATCCAAAAAAATTTACATCTTGAGAACCAGAATCcaaagctaaaaaaaaaagaaagtacaATTTTGCAATCAAGACTCAGACTTTCTAGCAATAGACGTGTGTGTTACTCACCGGAGAATAGTTGCCAAGCAATGCAACAAGCTCTTCATCGATCCCTAGCCTTTTTAGGAGAGAACAAGTTATTAGGATCAGTACATTCTGTAACTTTTAACTCAAAAACGAATCCGATCTAAGAAGACACCGAAAGCAAAAGCTTACTTCTTTCCTTCAACATCAACACCATGCACCAGAAACTCATCTGCAAACCCTCCAAGAAACTCCAGTGATTCCTCATCAAGCAAGACGTCGCTGAACTTCTGCCATCTATCAGTAACGATGGCGTATCTTCCATCCTGCGCAGAATCGATCTCTTCATTACTTAACAATACGATCCAACCAAAGACATAACAGAGGTCAGAGAATCACCTTCTTTCTgcagctaaggtctaagatcaGTCTTTGCTTCCCAACAATCTTCACAAGACCTTTTAGTCTTTCAAGATCAAGCTTCCCATTATTGAACACATACTGAAAAAACAATCAACAATAAACATGACTACCACAACTAACACAAGCCCTAATGATAAGGCATTCAAAGAGCTAGATAGCTATACCGAAGTAACAATGACATGACTTGCTCCTTCCTCTATATAACTCGAGCAATTCTCTGCATTGATTCCACCTCCAACTTGCAAACCGCCTAGAATTTCATTCGTCTTGTATCATCATATATACCACAACAGtgattaaataaatgtaaagaaaacttttttttacatttttttcagacaaaacacaaatcaacaaaaaaaggCATTTACCGGGATAAGCATGTAACGCTCCCAAAGCTGCAGCTTGGCTTAAAGGGTCAGCTCCAAGCATGATCACGTGACCACCCGTGAGCCCATCTTCTCTGTACATCTTCGCATACTCTTCCGCCGACTTGTCTGATTCGAAGTTGGTTACGAGGACCGAAGAACCATCTTCCTTCGAGTCGCTTAGAGTGGATCCAACTATCTGTTTCACTTTCCCCTTCAAAAAAGACAACGCAGAGAGAGAGTAAAAGGATTCAGCTTTTCGAAATGGGTGAGGTTGAAGTTTAAGTCGATATACCTTGTGGATGTCGATGCAAGGTCGGAACTGGACGGCGGATACGACTTGTATTCTCGAGGGTCTGGAGAAAGTAAGATGCTTTTTGGACGGAGAGGTTTGGTTCTTGTGGAGCAGAGAGATTCTTCCACCGTTGGAGTACAGTTGAGAGGTGAAAGTGAACATCTTTGGCCTATGCTAACAGCAATCGGTTCTGCTTTTTTAGTTTTCTAGGGTTTAAAAACCGGTTTAATTCTCGGTTTGTTAATATTAGTAAGGGAGAAGGTAAACCGAACACTTTGATGAAATGGGGTATGTGGAGTCATGTGATATGGACAAGGCTTTAAGGTTTTAGAAGGGGATAGGAAAGGAAAGAGCAAAGCTCTAAGTTTGATATGGCTTCTGATCTGTTGAGGGAGATGAAGGAGAGAGGATTTGAACTGAAATGTGGTTAGCTTATGTCTTTAACCAACGAGATttttgagaaacaaaaaaaaatttggaaagcAAAAAGAATCCGACCTGCCGGAATCGAACCAGCGACCTAAAGATTACAGCAACTACTACAGTCttccgctctaccaactgagctaaggtcGGACACTGACCGTAATGCCATAATctacatatataaacatataacaTTATGTTTGGATCCATTTCTCTGCGATTAAACGTTACAATTCAGCCTGGGCCCTTGACAGTATACAGAAAAATCAATTAGTCCACAGAACTACTATTACTGAGAAATTTAATTTCACAGACACATTCTCACTTACCTATTACGTTATCAGTCACTTTAGGACTTTGACacattttttttgtgtgaaaaacctaAATTGTCCTCAACCAAACATAAACTTTACATTAGCTATTATCTAACTTAGACATAATTTCTTtatcattatttatatattcaacATCGATATCAACACCTCTTCATCTTTTTACTTTTGCAAATCACTTACCTTTTTCTCAATTTCAATAATtcaatttctgttttttttgtcatttttaatttgttattgtAGCTTTATCAATAACCAATAAAGACGGAACTTGGTTGTGGTAGCGGCGGCAGCGGTGGTGGTGACTGTGGAAGTAACGGTGGTGACTACGAACAAGACGGTGATAGTTATGAACGGAAACGCTCAGATCGATGGAAGCGGTGGTGGACACCGTGGTGGAAATGGTGGTTGATACCATAGTagaggcggtggtggtggtggaaggTGATAATAGAGGTGGAGGAGATCATGGAGGCAGTGGTGGTTATGGAGGTGGCTGCAATGGATACCAAGGTGATAATAGAGGTGGAGGAGATAGTGGAGGCGTTGGTGATTATGGAGGTGACAGTGGCTTTTTATCAATATGTGTGTGGATATTGTTGATGTGGTCAGAAAAGTTGTGGGTAATGAAGGTGGAGATAGTGGAGgcggtggtggtgtgtatggaGGTGACGGTAGTTCTCTTGGTCAATGTGTGTGTGGATGTTGTTTATGTGGTCGCAAGAGTTGTGGATGGAGATCTCGTGGTCAGAGTTATATTGATGTGATCAGAAGAGTTGTGGATGGACTCTCGATTGTGGATACGAAAGTAGGAATAAAGGTGGAGGAGATAGTGTAGGTGGTGATTAAAACGAAAGTGGTAATTAAAAAACGAATGTGTAATGAAGGTGGATGAGATAACAGAGGCGGTTGTGTGTATGGAGGTGAAGATGTCTCTCTTTGGTCAATGTGTGTGTGGATGTTGTTTATATGGTCGAAAGAGTTGTGGATGGGGATCTCGTGGTTAGAAATGTATTGATGTGATCAGAAGAATTGCGAATGGATTCTCGATGGTGGATATGAAAGTGATAATAGAGGTGGAAGAGATAGTGCAGGTGGTGACTAAAACGGAAGTGATAATTAAAACAAAGGTGGTAACGGAGATGGAGGAGATAGTGGAGGAGGTGGTGATATTACACCCTAAAAAGTTTTCTTTATCGTAACCTATTAGATCGTCTGCCTTTACACAAGACTTCGTCTATGAAATCTCTTGTAAGATTAAAAATCTTGTCCACGGAAATTCGTCCACGAAACCTTGTCCACGAATCCACATATCTCAGTTCCACAACTGCACCATCCATAATAtatatcccctagtctatatttgagaagtgatttgccacatgtcttctctacaatcgttttcacaaaaaaaattgtgatgtggctattaaaattgatgacatgtcatataattaaatatgacatggacaattacatttaatgctgatatatatttttggaaatctttttagaatatggcaataactcatatattacatttaatattgatttatatttttggtaaactttgtagaatatgttaatgactcataaatcatcactaaaaataaatatattcaaatatgacattttgaatttcgaaattattatataatttacttttatatttataaaatttttattatctaaaattttctaaattttctgaattaaaaaaaacaatttaaatcgtaatatcattagtttcttttagatatctacaaattatataaatattatttagttttaatttttgataactatacatttttatatgatttttagtaattttttaacaagttgatttaatacatttaaccaaatgaaataaataattttttaatctaagattttactttatatatatcatatatattattaaatataatttaaaataaaaaaaaatattttctcttaatttatgcttaattaatgatatttatattaattattggtcaaaaataaaatatataatattaataaattacaatttaaaatataaaattaacttttaaaaaattcatcactatacatggtgcaggaaaacaccctagattaataattgtgacatgactactaaaaatTGTTAGCATGtctttatagattaatatgacatggtcaattatatttaatgttaaattatatttttgtaaacgttttaaaatatggtaataactcatatatttattttattgtcgatttatattttggactttTCTAAATGTGGtaaataactcataaatcatcattaaaataaatatatttaattatggcatttcaaatttcgaaatatcatttaaattaaaaatatttcaaatatacatatttttagaaaattataaaattaaatcataaaatcaaattaaatcgtaaaatcattagtttcttttatttgtttttacaaccattagtttcttatatatatctacagatttataaatattgtttaattttaatttttgacaattatgcaatttacatatttatttaatatatttaattaaaataaatagatagaaaaatctacctaagattataattttaaatatatacatacacattcttaaatataattcaaaataaacaaaattgttattatcttaattttaatgttcagttaaatcaaatttatattaaaatattgataagaaaaaagaaaatttataatattaataaaaaattaaatataattatatttatctattaaaaatattttaaaattcttttactgcacatggtgcaggaaaacacctagtatatatatatttacgcataaatatatatattatggatatcaaaatgtacaAGAGAAAAAACCATGATTTATTTTAcgcataaatataaaattttatacattATAATTTGTAATAATGATCACTAAAACATGTTAGGGGAATTCAGAACTAATTAATATATCAACTAAACTAATAAGATAACTAATAAACTACATTTATGTTTCCCTTACGCCATTCAATCTCATTTCCTCACCAGGAGGGTATAATAGTCTCAATATTGCATCGAAACCAGCAATTGTGTGTCATAGACACAAAGTGTCTAATTGAGTAAGAAAAAAGACAAATGTGTCTAAATATGTAACTCTCTCACTATTATTTTCAGCTTTGCTTACCAAATGAGTGGAACTTATTTTCTAACTATAGCTTTTGGTCACAACTCAATTTATGTACACCTTATTTTCTACGTTCACATTCCACGTTATATTGCTAACATATAGGCTGATAATTTATATACTTCACACTTACCAATTATCCGCAATACTTGATTAGCAATCAAAAGATCTACATAGAAATTTGAGAAATCCATGAATCTCTCTGATCGATTCATACTATCCCGTTATGACGAAGAAAATGATCTGATCAAGCTAACACTTTAGTTTAAAGCAATTACCAtctaaaaaattagaaaacgaATATTCTTAGAGAGAGTAACTGCAGTTTTACCAACTATCATGAATGAAGCCAAGATTCCCTTTTGAAAATAGGTTTtctgttaaatttaaaagttagaatttttttttgacaaaaataatttatgacaTAAATGTATGTTGACATTTGATAATAGTTGTTTGTGGTTGACTAATGATGTTGCTAAAATTGGTGTATCaacaaaatttgaatatttttatttgtgggtcaaaaaaaaatagaagattaGATTATTGGTTTGTTAGTGtgttacttttattttgattttaatttgtaAAGTTAAACTACGAATTATCATTTTCATGTATATCTTTTAAGGCCCATACCGGCCCAATACAAATCAATCGCGATGTGATTGGGCTAAAGACTCCTTCGTCAACACCAGCGAAGAAAAGCCGGTGACTTCCACATTCACCCGGTTGATTTCTTCTCGCCGGAGCTTTCTCCACCTCCTTCTGAACATGTCTTCCGATGGAGATAACAACAACATCTCCACGCCGGTGGCGGTGGCG
The sequence above is drawn from the Raphanus sativus cultivar WK10039 unplaced genomic scaffold, ASM80110v3 Scaffold2010, whole genome shotgun sequence genome and encodes:
- the LOC130505083 gene encoding 1-(5-phosphoribosyl)-5-[(5-phosphoribosylamino)methylideneamino] imidazole-4-carboxamide isomerase, chloroplastic-like (The sequence of the model RefSeq protein was modified relative to this genomic sequence to represent the inferred CDS: added 35 bases not found in genome assembly), which gives rise to MFTFTSQLYSNGGRISLLHKNQTSPSKKHLTFSRPSRIQVVSAVQFRPCIDIHKGKVKQIVGSTLSDSKEDGSSVLVTNFESDKSAEEYAKMYREDGLTGGHVIMLGADPLSQAAALGALHAYPGGLQVGGGINAENCSSYIEEGASHVIVTSYVFNNGKLDLERLKGLVKIVGKQRLILDLSCRKKDGRYAIVTDRWQKFSDVLLDEESLEFLGGFADEFLVHGVDVEGKKLGIDEELVALLGNYSPIPVTYAGGVTVMDDVERIKEAGKGRVDVTVGSALDIFGGNLPYKDVVTWHHKQAAEPSSTLH
- the LOC108845350 gene encoding glycine-rich RNA-binding protein 1-like, giving the protein MEAVVDTVVEMVVDTIVEAVVVVEGDNRGGGDHGGSGGYGGGCNGYQGDNRGGGDSGGVGDYGGGDSGGGGGVYGGDGSSLGQCVCGCCLCGRKSCGWRSRGQSYIDVIRRVVDGLSIVDTKVGIKVEEIV